The Gemmatimonas phototrophica region GATCTCTCCCATCACGATATCGATGCTGGCGTTGATGGCAATCACGTCGGAGAGCAAGTGTCCCTCCACCATCTTCGGAATTGCCGACAGGTTGACGAATGACGGCGGGCGAATACGCCAACGCACCGGCTTGGAGGTCCCGTCACTCACGAAATAGTATCCCTTCTCACCCTTGGGACTTTCCACGGCGACATAGCACTCCCCCGCCGACGGACGCGGGCCTTCCATGACGAGCTTGAAGTGATGGATCATGCTCTCCATCTCGCTCGTGGCTTTGTGCTTCGGCGGCAGGATCAGCCGCGGATCATCGATGTTGATCGGCCCACCCGGCAGCCGCTTGAGCGCCTGCTCGAGAATGCGCACGCTCTGCCGCATCTCTTCCACACGCACCAGGAACCGATCATAGACGTCGCCCTGGGTTCCGACGGGCACATCAAAATCGTAGGTCTCGTAATCGAGATACGGGAAATCCTTGCGCACGTCATACGCCACACCCGAGGCGCGCAGCATGGGGCCGGAGAGCCCCGCGTTGACCGCTTCTTGCGCGTTCATTGCACCAAGTCCCACGGTACGGCCGGCCCAGATGGCATTGGTTTCCAGCATCGCCACGGACTCCTCGAGCGTCTTCGGGAAGCCCTTGAGGAACGCCCGCAGGCCATCGAGCCACCCATCGGGAAGATCCGCCGCCATGCCGCCAACGCGGGTGGCGGTGGTCGTGAGGCGGGCGCCGACCCACCCTTCCAGGAGGTTGTACACGTTCTCGCGCTCCTGATACAGCCACAGGAACGGCGTAAACGCCCCGATGTCCACCGACGTGGTGCCCAGCCAGACCAGATGTGAAATGATGCGGGAGAGCTCCATGAGAATGACCCGCAGCACTTTGGTGCGCTCCGTCATCCCCACCCCGAACAACCGTTCGGCTCCCAGCACGAACGCCACGTTGTTGCCAGGCGAGTTGAGGTAGTCCTCGCGATCGGTCCAGGGAATGATCTGATTGTACTGGCGGTATTCCCCGATCTTTTCGAACCCGCAATG contains the following coding sequences:
- the nuoD gene encoding NADH dehydrogenase (quinone) subunit D, which produces MLINIGPQHPATHGVLRLVLELDGETVVRCIPHIGYLHCGFEKIGEYRQYNQIIPWTDREDYLNSPGNNVAFVLGAERLFGVGMTERTKVLRVILMELSRIISHLVWLGTTSVDIGAFTPFLWLYQERENVYNLLEGWVGARLTTTATRVGGMAADLPDGWLDGLRAFLKGFPKTLEESVAMLETNAIWAGRTVGLGAMNAQEAVNAGLSGPMLRASGVAYDVRKDFPYLDYETYDFDVPVGTQGDVYDRFLVRVEEMRQSVRILEQALKRLPGGPINIDDPRLILPPKHKATSEMESMIHHFKLVMEGPRPSAGECYVAVESPKGEKGYYFVSDGTSKPVRWRIRPPSFVNLSAIPKMVEGHLLSDVIAINASIDIVMGEIDR